A genome region from Mycolicibacterium litorale includes the following:
- a CDS encoding NAD(P)-dependent oxidoreductase, translated as MSKIGFVGAGRMGAPMVRRLVEAGHTVTVLGRTQEKRTAAQELGAIAVSEPADVAADADVVAVCVFTDDQVRNMCLDDGLLAAMVPGATLVIHTTGSPATARDIAARGEEYGVAVVDAPISGGPHDIAEGTVTLFVGGAAAAVDAVRPVLGAYGDPVLHVGPLGAGQSVKLVNNTVFAAQIGLLREAVRLGGALGVAEPDLLTALTHGSSASRVLTMIAPRGSVGTFLDMAGAFVGKDVEVVRTIAREAGTGLGVLEDAIAELALTRDENC; from the coding sequence GTGAGCAAGATCGGCTTCGTCGGGGCCGGACGCATGGGTGCGCCCATGGTGCGCCGCCTCGTCGAGGCCGGACACACCGTCACCGTCCTGGGCCGGACCCAGGAGAAGCGCACGGCCGCCCAGGAACTGGGCGCCATCGCGGTGTCCGAACCGGCCGACGTCGCCGCCGACGCCGACGTCGTGGCCGTGTGCGTGTTCACCGACGATCAGGTGCGCAACATGTGCCTCGACGACGGCCTTCTCGCCGCGATGGTGCCGGGCGCGACGCTGGTCATCCACACCACCGGCAGCCCGGCCACCGCCCGTGACATCGCCGCCCGCGGCGAGGAGTACGGCGTGGCGGTCGTGGACGCGCCGATCAGCGGCGGGCCGCACGACATCGCCGAGGGGACGGTGACGCTGTTCGTCGGTGGTGCGGCCGCCGCCGTCGACGCCGTGCGGCCGGTGCTGGGCGCCTACGGCGATCCGGTTCTGCACGTCGGACCGCTGGGCGCCGGGCAGAGCGTGAAGCTGGTCAACAACACGGTGTTCGCCGCGCAGATCGGGTTGCTGCGGGAGGCGGTGCGGCTGGGCGGCGCGCTGGGCGTGGCCGAACCCGACCTGCTGACCGCGCTGACCCACGGCAGTTCGGCGAGCCGGGTGCTGACCATGATCGCGCCACGTGGATCGGTGGGCACGTTCCTCGACATGGCGGGGGCGTTCGTCGGCAAGGACGTCGAGGTGGTCCGCACGATCGCCCGTGAGGCCGGAACCGGCCTCGGTGTGCTCGAGGACGCGATCGCCGAACTCGCTCTCACGAGAGACGAAAACTGTTAG
- a CDS encoding NAD(P)-dependent oxidoreductase: protein MRVGFIGLGSQGAPMARRIVEGGYELTLWARRPASVEPFADTAAKIAGSPAELAAASDLVCLCVVGDDDVREVLDGDNGVLAGLASGALIAIHSTVHPDTCREIAQKAAAQGVSVIDAPVSGGAPAVEQGTLLVMVGGADDDVERARPVFATYADPIVHLGPLGSGQVTKILNNLLFTANLGSALSTLELGESLGIPRVRLAEVLNGGSATSKALGSISMFGGTVEGLAPIAGALLQKDVRHAANIAATASAPEGSVFTAADTALESMDHPR, encoded by the coding sequence ATGCGCGTCGGGTTCATAGGCCTGGGCAGCCAGGGTGCGCCGATGGCGCGACGGATCGTCGAAGGCGGGTACGAGCTGACGCTGTGGGCGCGCCGGCCGGCCTCGGTGGAACCGTTCGCCGACACCGCCGCGAAGATCGCGGGCAGCCCCGCCGAACTCGCGGCGGCCAGCGATCTGGTGTGCCTGTGCGTGGTCGGCGACGACGACGTCCGCGAGGTGCTCGACGGAGACAACGGCGTGCTGGCCGGCCTCGCGTCCGGGGCACTGATCGCCATCCACAGCACCGTGCATCCGGACACCTGCAGGGAGATCGCGCAGAAGGCCGCGGCACAGGGCGTTTCGGTGATCGACGCACCGGTCAGCGGCGGCGCCCCGGCGGTCGAGCAGGGCACGCTGCTGGTCATGGTCGGCGGCGCGGACGACGACGTCGAGAGGGCGCGTCCGGTGTTCGCCACGTACGCCGACCCCATCGTGCACCTGGGCCCGCTCGGCAGCGGCCAGGTGACCAAGATCCTGAACAACCTGTTGTTCACCGCCAACCTCGGCAGTGCGCTGAGCACACTGGAACTCGGTGAATCGCTGGGCATCCCGCGGGTCCGCCTCGCCGAGGTCCTCAACGGCGGATCGGCCACCAGCAAGGCGCTCGGCAGCATCAGCATGTTCGGCGGCACCGTGGAGGGCCTCGCGCCGATCGCCGGTGCGCTGCTGCAGAAGGATGTCCGCCACGCCGCGAACATCGCGGCGACCGCGTCGGCGCCCGAGGGATCGGTCTTCACCGCGGCCGACACCGCCCTGGAGTCGATGGACCACCCGCGGTGA
- a CDS encoding alpha/beta fold hydrolase — protein sequence MVDGVPMSGLMAEAADPRAVIVALHGGASTAAYFDCPGHPRLSLLRVGAALGYTVIALDRPGYGSSAPYPDALELPEQRVALAYGAVEAMLGERSRGAGLFVVAHSNGCELALRMAAADQGADLLGLELAGTGLRYQDAALEILRDAGPTRRPPGLRQLLWEPADLYPDAVLSGITNSSTGAPYEAAMVRDWPQRDFRALAARVRTPVRFSHAEHERVWCSDGDALAQIAGIFTAAASFASAEQSAAGHNLSLGVTAAAYHLKVLAFVEECVVARDRAGRVDVEVG from the coding sequence ATGGTCGACGGCGTGCCGATGTCGGGTTTGATGGCCGAGGCCGCGGACCCCCGCGCGGTGATCGTCGCGCTGCACGGCGGTGCGAGCACCGCCGCGTACTTCGACTGCCCGGGACACCCCCGGCTGTCGTTGCTGCGGGTCGGCGCGGCACTCGGCTACACCGTGATCGCCCTCGACCGGCCGGGTTACGGGAGCTCCGCACCGTACCCCGACGCCCTCGAGCTGCCGGAGCAGCGAGTCGCACTGGCCTACGGCGCGGTCGAGGCGATGCTGGGCGAAAGATCGCGCGGCGCCGGGCTGTTCGTGGTCGCGCATTCCAACGGGTGTGAGCTCGCCCTGCGGATGGCCGCCGCAGATCAGGGCGCCGACCTCCTCGGTCTCGAGCTGGCCGGCACGGGTCTGCGCTACCAGGACGCCGCACTCGAGATCCTGCGCGACGCCGGGCCCACCCGCAGGCCGCCCGGGTTGCGCCAGTTGCTCTGGGAGCCCGCCGACCTGTATCCGGACGCGGTGCTGTCCGGGATCACGAACTCCTCGACGGGTGCGCCGTACGAGGCCGCGATGGTCAGGGACTGGCCGCAGCGCGACTTCCGTGCGCTGGCCGCCCGGGTGCGGACACCGGTGCGTTTCAGCCACGCCGAGCACGAACGGGTGTGGTGCTCCGACGGCGACGCGCTCGCGCAGATCGCCGGGATCTTCACCGCGGCAGCGTCGTTCGCCTCCGCCGAGCAGTCCGCCGCCGGGCACAACCTGAGCCTGGGTGTGACCGCGGCGGCCTATCACCTCAAGGTGCTGGCGTTCGTCGAAGAGTGTGTGGTGGCCCGCGACCGCGCGGGACGAGTCGATGTGGAGGTGGGTTAG
- a CDS encoding thiolase C-terminal domain-containing protein, which produces MADIPGRPLPQMTAQNEFFWTAGGDGELRIQECQDCQSLLHPPQPICRYCRSQKLGVRTVSGRGTLAGFTVNHRFGFPDLPPPYVVAQVAVDEDPRVRLTTNIVDADPETLVLGQPMQVTFAQADDVWLPLFRPVDGEPGELPADDIAPERFVDHVRPMLRREKFEDHSAITGIGASRLGRRLMVPPLSLTIEACEAAVADAGLTFDDIDGLSTYPGLDVAGMGEGGVTALEGALGLRPTWINGGMDTFGPGGSVIAAMMAVATGMARHVLCFRTLWEATFGQLLKEGRMAPPGGGRTTSWQMPFGATSAAHTLALNAQRHFHRYGTTRETLGYIALNQRANAALNPTAIYRDPMTMDDYLSARPITTPFGLYDCDVPCDGAVAVVVSAVDAARDMAKPPVFIEAVGTQILERTDWDQTTLTHEPQVLGQSAHLWTRTELRPGDVDVAELYDGFTFNCLSWIEALGFCGIGEAKDFLDGGHNIARDGVLPLNTHGGQLSHGRTHGMGLMHEAVSQLRGEAGERQVADAHVAVVSSGGLTPSGVLLLRSDA; this is translated from the coding sequence GTGGCCGACATCCCGGGCCGGCCCCTGCCGCAGATGACCGCGCAGAACGAGTTCTTCTGGACCGCGGGCGGCGACGGCGAACTGCGCATCCAGGAGTGCCAGGACTGCCAGTCGCTCCTCCACCCGCCACAACCGATCTGCCGGTACTGCCGCAGCCAGAAGCTGGGTGTGCGTACGGTTTCCGGCCGTGGCACGCTGGCCGGGTTCACCGTCAACCACCGCTTCGGCTTCCCCGACCTGCCGCCGCCGTACGTGGTGGCCCAGGTGGCCGTCGACGAGGATCCGCGAGTGCGGCTGACCACCAACATCGTCGACGCCGATCCGGAGACCCTGGTGCTGGGCCAGCCGATGCAGGTGACCTTCGCCCAGGCCGACGACGTCTGGCTACCCCTGTTCCGTCCGGTGGACGGCGAACCCGGCGAGCTGCCCGCCGACGACATCGCGCCCGAACGGTTCGTCGACCACGTCCGGCCCATGCTGCGCCGCGAGAAGTTCGAGGACCATTCGGCGATCACCGGTATCGGGGCCTCACGGCTGGGCCGCCGGCTGATGGTGCCGCCGCTGTCGCTGACCATCGAGGCATGCGAGGCAGCGGTCGCCGATGCGGGCCTGACGTTCGACGACATCGACGGGCTGTCCACCTACCCCGGCCTGGACGTCGCGGGCATGGGTGAAGGCGGTGTCACCGCCCTCGAAGGCGCACTGGGGCTGCGGCCCACGTGGATCAACGGCGGGATGGACACCTTCGGCCCCGGCGGTTCGGTCATCGCGGCGATGATGGCCGTCGCGACCGGGATGGCACGCCACGTGCTGTGCTTCCGCACGCTGTGGGAGGCGACGTTCGGCCAGCTGCTCAAAGAGGGCAGGATGGCGCCGCCCGGAGGTGGGCGGACGACCAGCTGGCAGATGCCGTTCGGCGCGACCTCGGCGGCGCACACGCTGGCCCTCAACGCGCAGCGGCATTTCCACCGCTACGGCACCACCCGCGAGACGCTGGGCTACATCGCGCTCAACCAGCGGGCCAACGCCGCGCTGAACCCGACGGCGATCTACCGCGACCCGATGACGATGGACGACTACCTGTCGGCGCGCCCGATCACCACCCCGTTCGGCCTGTACGACTGCGACGTACCGTGCGACGGCGCGGTCGCCGTCGTGGTCTCGGCCGTCGACGCCGCGCGCGACATGGCGAAGCCACCGGTGTTCATCGAGGCCGTCGGCACCCAGATCCTCGAGCGCACCGATTGGGATCAGACCACGCTGACCCACGAACCGCAGGTGCTCGGCCAGTCCGCGCACCTGTGGACCCGAACCGAGTTGCGGCCCGGCGACGTCGACGTCGCCGAGCTGTACGACGGCTTCACGTTCAACTGTCTGTCGTGGATCGAGGCGCTGGGATTCTGCGGGATCGGCGAGGCGAAGGACTTCCTCGACGGCGGCCACAACATCGCCCGCGACGGCGTGCTGCCGCTCAACACCCACGGCGGGCAGCTATCCCACGGCCGCACCCACGGGATGGGGCTGATGCACGAGGCCGTCAGCCAGCTGCGCGGGGAGGCCGGTGAGCGCCAGGTCGCCGACGCCCACGTCGCCGTGGTCAGCAGCGGCGGACTCACGCCCAGCGGGGTGCTGCTGCTGCGGAGCGACGCGTGA
- a CDS encoding ferredoxin yields the protein MRVRLDRTMCDGFGICAKHAPEYFSLDDWGYASLIGNGTVPEADQPAVRRALLDCPVHAIIEMREGEPVRDRPSQPPAGAVSVDDAANGDHAGAVREEHMLPGL from the coding sequence GTGAGAGTCCGTCTCGATCGCACCATGTGCGACGGTTTCGGCATCTGCGCCAAGCATGCGCCGGAGTACTTCTCGCTCGACGACTGGGGGTACGCCTCATTGATCGGCAACGGCACGGTGCCCGAGGCCGACCAGCCCGCGGTGCGGCGGGCGCTGCTCGACTGCCCGGTACACGCCATCATCGAGATGCGCGAGGGAGAACCGGTGCGCGACAGGCCTTCACAGCCGCCGGCCGGTGCCGTGTCCGTGGACGATGCGGCGAACGGCGACCACGCCGGCGCCGTCCGCGAAGAGCACATGCTGCCGGGGCTGTAG
- a CDS encoding alpha/beta fold hydrolase gives MTTTDDATEQLGPELKRGERTIEINGGNVVYEILGKSGDFIALTPGGRFSKDIPGLRPLAQALVKGGYRVLLWDRPNCGKSDVQFYGQSESHMRAETLHQLITTLDIGPCILAGGSGGARDSMLTTMLHPEIVTKLVVWNIVGGVYGSFVLGSYYIVPSILAVRGAGMKGVVHVAEWQERIAENPANRDRILRLDADEFLKLMLRWLNAFVPKPGQTIPGVEDEMFDNIRVPTLIIRGGENDLDHPKRTSLEVSCLIKGSTLIDPPWPEDAWERAGEKRASGKVKRFNMFDTWVQAAPAILDFLGR, from the coding sequence ATGACCACTACCGACGACGCGACCGAGCAGCTCGGTCCCGAGCTCAAGCGCGGCGAGAGGACCATCGAGATCAACGGCGGCAACGTCGTCTACGAGATCCTCGGCAAGAGCGGTGACTTCATCGCGCTGACCCCGGGAGGGCGCTTCAGCAAGGACATCCCGGGGCTGCGACCGCTGGCTCAGGCACTGGTCAAGGGCGGCTACCGCGTCCTGCTCTGGGACCGGCCGAACTGCGGGAAATCCGACGTGCAGTTCTACGGTCAGAGCGAGTCCCATATGCGGGCCGAGACGCTGCACCAGCTGATCACCACGCTCGACATCGGGCCGTGCATCCTGGCCGGCGGGTCCGGCGGGGCGCGCGATTCGATGCTGACGACGATGCTGCATCCGGAGATCGTCACCAAGTTGGTGGTGTGGAACATCGTCGGCGGCGTGTACGGCTCGTTCGTGCTGGGCTCGTACTACATCGTGCCGAGCATCCTGGCCGTCCGCGGCGCCGGGATGAAGGGCGTCGTCCACGTCGCGGAGTGGCAGGAACGGATCGCCGAGAATCCGGCCAACCGCGACCGCATCCTGCGCCTGGACGCCGACGAGTTCCTCAAGTTGATGCTGCGCTGGCTCAACGCGTTCGTCCCCAAACCGGGTCAGACGATTCCGGGAGTCGAGGACGAGATGTTCGACAACATCCGGGTGCCGACGCTGATCATCCGCGGCGGGGAGAACGACCTCGACCACCCCAAGCGGACCTCACTGGAGGTCAGCTGCCTGATCAAGGGTTCGACGCTGATCGACCCGCCGTGGCCGGAGGACGCCTGGGAGCGTGCGGGCGAGAAGCGCGCGTCAGGAAAGGTCAAGCGGTTCAACATGTTCGACACCTGGGTGCAGGCAGCACCGGCCATCCTCGACTTCCTGGGCCGGTAG
- a CDS encoding Rieske (2Fe-2S) protein, with product MTEEAKTPPARPQRLAQGREHIVATVDEIPPGAHKVVPIGRHGVGVYNVNGTFYAIANYCPHEGGPLCVGRARGRTVVDDSVPGDAVMVRDLEYIYCPWHQWGFELATGTTAVKPEWSIRTYPVRVVGNDVLVMA from the coding sequence ATGACCGAAGAAGCCAAAACGCCCCCGGCTCGCCCACAGAGATTGGCGCAGGGGCGGGAGCACATCGTCGCCACCGTCGACGAGATTCCGCCGGGCGCACACAAAGTGGTGCCCATCGGGCGCCACGGTGTGGGCGTCTACAACGTCAACGGCACCTTCTACGCGATCGCCAACTACTGCCCGCACGAGGGCGGTCCGCTGTGTGTGGGCCGCGCCCGTGGGCGCACGGTGGTCGACGACAGCGTGCCCGGCGACGCGGTGATGGTGCGCGATCTGGAGTACATCTACTGCCCCTGGCACCAATGGGGTTTCGAGCTGGCGACGGGCACCACCGCGGTGAAACCGGAGTGGAGCATCCGCACCTACCCGGTGCGTGTGGTGGGCAACGATGTGCTGGTGATGGCATGA
- a CDS encoding amidohydrolase family protein: MTVTTTPRMPAAERIAVRCVDSDVHPVPRSGDLAQYIPEPWRSKYFLNRRVGDQIYYDAPDYAHAYAMRVDTFPADGQFPGSDPDLAFRQLIMEAGADIAILEPAAYPARFPEVNHAMSCALNDWQANHWLDSHNNWHERWRGSICVAIEAPQDAAREVERWAGHPYMGQILIKAEPRPAWGDPKYNPLWEAATKHDITVSCHLSRSHHEELPIPPVGFPSYNHDFMVTYSLLAANQVMSMVFDGLFDRFPTLRIVLVEHAFTWILPLMWRMDAIYEARKSWLDIKRKPSEYVKDHIKFTTQPLDYPEDKTELTRAFEWMECDKILLYSSDYPHWTFDDPRWLVKHLPEHARENVMFRNGLATYHLPDTVPALEGQVRVF; this comes from the coding sequence ATGACGGTCACAACCACACCGCGGATGCCGGCGGCCGAGCGCATCGCGGTCCGGTGCGTCGACTCCGACGTCCACCCTGTGCCCCGCAGCGGTGACCTGGCTCAGTACATCCCCGAGCCGTGGCGCAGCAAGTACTTCCTCAACCGCAGGGTCGGCGATCAGATCTACTACGACGCGCCGGACTATGCCCACGCCTACGCGATGCGCGTCGACACCTTCCCGGCCGACGGCCAGTTCCCGGGCAGCGACCCGGATCTCGCGTTCAGGCAACTGATCATGGAGGCCGGTGCCGACATCGCGATCCTCGAGCCCGCCGCATACCCGGCGCGGTTCCCCGAGGTGAACCACGCGATGAGTTGCGCACTGAACGACTGGCAGGCCAACCACTGGCTGGACAGCCACAACAACTGGCATGAGCGCTGGCGCGGCTCGATATGTGTGGCGATCGAGGCACCGCAGGACGCGGCGCGTGAAGTGGAGCGCTGGGCCGGACACCCCTACATGGGGCAGATCCTGATCAAGGCCGAGCCGCGCCCGGCGTGGGGCGATCCGAAGTACAACCCCCTGTGGGAGGCCGCCACCAAGCACGACATCACCGTCAGTTGCCACCTCTCGCGCAGCCATCACGAAGAGCTGCCCATCCCGCCGGTCGGATTCCCCAGCTACAACCACGATTTCATGGTCACCTACTCACTGCTGGCCGCCAATCAGGTGATGAGCATGGTGTTCGACGGCCTCTTCGACCGCTTCCCGACCCTGCGCATCGTGCTGGTCGAACACGCCTTCACGTGGATCCTGCCGCTGATGTGGCGGATGGACGCGATCTACGAGGCCCGCAAGTCGTGGCTGGACATCAAGCGCAAGCCGAGCGAATACGTCAAGGACCACATCAAGTTCACCACCCAGCCGCTGGACTACCCCGAGGACAAGACCGAACTGACCCGGGCGTTCGAATGGATGGAGTGCGACAAGATCCTGCTGTACAGCTCCGACTACCCGCACTGGACGTTCGACGATCCGCGGTGGCTGGTCAAGCATCTGCCCGAACACGCCAGGGAGAACGTGATGTTCCGCAACGGTCTGGCCACCTATCACCTCCCCGACACCGTGCCCGCCCTCGAGGGCCAGGTCCGGGTGTTCTGA
- a CDS encoding amidohydrolase family protein: MATTQPDGTQTPLIDASVHIFFGSNKDLRQNFMREPFKSRGFPDYEMDWYGAPGGEYATGTEGPDGQYPGSDPDLAAKHLFTDRGVDVAILHPMTRGIMPDRHLGTAIAAAHNEMLVTRWLEHPEHGERFRGTIRVNPDDVTGALREIEKYRDHPRVVQIGVPLQSRELYGKPQYWPLWEAATEANLPVSVHIEVGAGVQFAPTPSGVPRTYENYVSFMALNYLYHLMNLIVEGVFEKMPALRFVWADGAADLLTPFMWRMDCFGRPHLEQTPWAPRMPSDYLPGHTYFVQGAMDGPGDADFAGEWHSFTGKDDMVMYGSSYPHWQLNEPSAPAAFSAEQRDKLLWRNAAELYGIQIGAGVGAQQ, from the coding sequence TTGGCCACAACGCAGCCCGACGGGACGCAGACGCCCCTGATCGACGCCAGCGTGCACATCTTCTTCGGCTCCAACAAGGACCTGCGCCAGAACTTCATGCGCGAGCCGTTCAAGAGCCGCGGCTTCCCCGACTACGAGATGGACTGGTACGGCGCCCCCGGCGGCGAATACGCCACGGGCACCGAGGGCCCGGACGGCCAGTACCCCGGGTCGGATCCGGACCTGGCGGCCAAGCACCTGTTCACCGACCGCGGGGTCGACGTGGCGATCCTGCATCCGATGACCCGGGGAATCATGCCCGACCGGCATCTCGGCACGGCGATCGCCGCGGCGCACAACGAGATGCTGGTGACCCGCTGGCTCGAACACCCCGAGCACGGCGAACGCTTCCGCGGGACGATCCGCGTCAATCCCGACGACGTGACCGGCGCGCTGCGCGAGATCGAGAAGTACCGTGACCATCCGCGCGTCGTGCAGATCGGGGTCCCGCTGCAGTCACGCGAGCTCTACGGAAAGCCCCAGTACTGGCCGCTGTGGGAAGCGGCCACCGAGGCGAACCTGCCGGTGTCGGTGCACATCGAGGTCGGTGCGGGCGTCCAGTTCGCCCCGACCCCGTCCGGCGTGCCGAGGACGTATGAGAACTACGTCAGTTTCATGGCGCTGAACTACCTGTACCACTTGATGAACCTCATCGTCGAAGGGGTATTCGAGAAGATGCCGGCTCTGAGGTTCGTCTGGGCGGACGGCGCCGCCGATCTGCTGACGCCGTTCATGTGGCGGATGGACTGCTTCGGACGCCCGCACCTCGAGCAGACTCCGTGGGCGCCGCGGATGCCCAGCGACTACCTGCCCGGCCACACCTACTTCGTGCAGGGTGCGATGGACGGTCCGGGAGACGCCGACTTCGCCGGCGAGTGGCACTCGTTCACCGGCAAGGACGACATGGTGATGTACGGGTCCAGCTATCCGCACTGGCAACTCAACGAGCCGTCGGCGCCGGCCGCCTTCAGCGCCGAGCAGCGCGACAAACTGCTGTGGCGCAACGCCGCTGAGCTCTACGGCATACAGATCGGCGCAGGGGTCGGCGCACAGCAGTGA
- a CDS encoding acyl-CoA dehydrogenase family protein, which translates to MLLEFDADQRLWQETVRDAVTKQCPASLVREIAENGVDPTPLWRSYVDAGWTELTDPENAVELAIVLEEMGRATDPTPFLATMTQYAPLAGDRFEAQQAGAAIYDGITAVRDADGWVLDGAARFVLDGDRADRFAVATDAGVFVVDAAVAARRRTPVFDPVLHIADVSFDRVRVPDGDRVPTDAERARHLALTGIAITTVGACQRILDLALDHVKQRHQFGVPIGSFQAVQHKAVDMHVATERARALSYFAALTIAADDPRRRLAAAMAKAAAGECQAVVFRHGLQLFGAMGFTWENDLQFALKRAKAGELLLGGAAEHRATIAKEFHAADF; encoded by the coding sequence ATGCTACTCGAGTTCGATGCCGATCAGCGGCTGTGGCAGGAGACCGTGCGCGACGCGGTGACCAAACAGTGTCCGGCCTCGCTGGTCCGCGAGATCGCCGAGAACGGTGTCGACCCGACGCCGCTGTGGAGAAGCTACGTCGACGCCGGGTGGACGGAGCTGACCGACCCCGAGAACGCCGTCGAGTTGGCGATCGTGCTCGAAGAGATGGGGCGCGCCACCGATCCGACGCCGTTCCTCGCCACGATGACGCAGTACGCGCCGCTGGCCGGGGACCGGTTCGAGGCGCAACAGGCGGGCGCGGCCATCTACGACGGCATCACCGCGGTCCGCGACGCGGACGGCTGGGTGCTCGACGGCGCCGCGCGCTTCGTCCTCGACGGCGACCGCGCCGACCGGTTCGCGGTGGCCACCGACGCGGGCGTCTTCGTCGTGGACGCCGCCGTCGCGGCGCGCCGCCGCACTCCGGTGTTCGATCCCGTGCTGCACATCGCCGACGTGTCGTTCGACAGGGTGCGCGTGCCCGACGGCGACCGGGTGCCCACCGACGCGGAGCGGGCCCGCCACCTCGCGCTGACCGGGATCGCGATCACGACCGTCGGCGCCTGCCAGCGGATCCTCGACCTCGCCCTCGACCACGTCAAACAGCGCCACCAGTTCGGGGTGCCCATCGGCTCGTTCCAGGCCGTGCAGCACAAGGCCGTCGACATGCACGTGGCCACCGAACGCGCCCGCGCGCTGTCGTACTTCGCCGCGCTGACCATCGCGGCCGACGATCCGCGTCGCCGGCTGGCCGCAGCCATGGCCAAGGCCGCGGCCGGCGAATGCCAGGCGGTGGTGTTCCGGCACGGCCTGCAACTGTTCGGCGCCATGGGTTTCACCTGGGAGAACGACCTGCAGTTCGCGCTGAAACGGGCCAAGGCCGGCGAGCTGCTGCTGGGCGGTGCCGCCGAACACCGCGCGACGATCGCGAAGGAATTTCATGCAGCTGACTTTTGA
- a CDS encoding acyl-CoA dehydrogenase family protein: MQLTFDSDVEQFRAEFAAFLDEHLPPESATLERPKSVSHMPQWARDWQRLLFDNGWLLPAQPPEFGGRNATVLQQFVHLDELCRRRIYHSFNPQGVNIVAASLITFGSDEQKHRWAVPVLRGELTASLGMSEPSAGSDLASLRTRADFVSGGDGDHFVVNGQKVWTSGAHDADYLLAFVRTDPDAPKHRGISALIIPTDTPGVVCRPFADLCGEENKDFNEVFFTDARVPAENLVGPLNQGWKVANGSLGHERTMMWLGFADRIDNVIADFVPHTEIERDQYASMIMDYQALRAMGSAALARAARGEMDTASVSVLKLFGSEAEMRAADAALTASGSAGLVHPSTTGAYAHMNLDHYFASWFERYARSFSGTIAGGTSEIQRNIIATQVLGLPRG; the protein is encoded by the coding sequence ATGCAGCTGACTTTTGATTCCGACGTCGAGCAGTTCCGCGCCGAGTTCGCGGCGTTCCTCGACGAGCACCTGCCGCCCGAATCGGCCACGCTCGAGCGTCCCAAGTCGGTGTCGCACATGCCGCAGTGGGCCCGGGACTGGCAGCGGCTGCTGTTCGACAACGGCTGGCTGCTACCCGCCCAGCCGCCCGAGTTCGGCGGCCGCAACGCCACCGTGCTGCAGCAGTTCGTCCACCTCGACGAACTGTGCCGCCGCCGGATCTACCACAGCTTCAATCCGCAGGGCGTCAACATCGTCGCGGCGTCGCTGATCACGTTCGGCAGCGACGAGCAGAAGCACCGCTGGGCGGTGCCGGTGCTGCGGGGCGAACTCACCGCGTCACTGGGGATGAGCGAGCCGAGTGCCGGCTCCGACCTCGCGTCGTTGCGCACCCGGGCGGACTTCGTCTCGGGCGGCGACGGGGACCACTTCGTGGTCAACGGTCAGAAGGTGTGGACGTCGGGCGCCCACGACGCCGACTACCTGCTGGCGTTCGTGCGCACCGATCCGGATGCCCCCAAGCACCGGGGCATCAGCGCGCTGATCATCCCGACCGATACGCCGGGCGTGGTGTGCCGGCCGTTCGCCGACCTGTGCGGCGAGGAGAACAAGGACTTCAACGAGGTCTTCTTCACCGACGCCCGGGTACCCGCCGAGAACCTCGTCGGACCGTTGAACCAGGGCTGGAAGGTGGCCAACGGGTCACTCGGCCACGAACGCACGATGATGTGGCTGGGTTTCGCCGACCGGATCGACAACGTGATCGCCGACTTCGTCCCCCATACGGAGATCGAACGCGATCAGTACGCCTCGATGATCATGGATTACCAGGCGCTGCGGGCCATGGGCTCGGCGGCGCTGGCGCGCGCGGCACGCGGAGAGATGGACACGGCCTCGGTCTCTGTGCTCAAACTGTTCGGCTCCGAGGCGGAGATGCGGGCCGCCGATGCGGCGCTCACGGCATCCGGGTCCGCCGGGTTGGTGCACCCCTCGACGACTGGGGCGTACGCGCACATGAACCTCGACCACTACTTTGCCAGCTGGTTCGAACGCTATGCCCGCAGTTTCTCCGGCACCATCGCCGGCGGAACCTCGGAGATCCAGCGCAACATCATCGCCACGCAGGTACTGGGGTTGCCGCGCGGCTGA
- a CDS encoding hemophore-related protein — MLKLSRTKLAVTLGGLAVAIPLSAGVASAQPDLGPIINTTCTYDQVIAALNDQHPDLAAQFAQQRSGQAAVRNFLASSPQQRQATVAFLQGNPTAQAYFGPISDVANTCNNY, encoded by the coding sequence ATGCTGAAGCTGTCGCGCACGAAACTGGCTGTCACGCTCGGCGGCCTCGCCGTGGCGATTCCGCTCTCCGCGGGCGTCGCGTCGGCGCAGCCCGACCTGGGCCCGATCATCAACACCACGTGCACCTATGACCAGGTGATCGCGGCACTCAACGACCAGCATCCGGACCTGGCAGCGCAGTTCGCGCAGCAGCGTAGTGGCCAGGCCGCTGTTCGTAACTTCCTCGCGTCGTCGCCGCAGCAGCGGCAGGCCACGGTTGCCTTCCTGCAGGGCAACCCGACCGCACAGGCCTACTTCGGGCCGATCTCGGACGTCGCGAACACCTGCAACAACTACTGA